The segment CCCCCTTCGAACTCTTCGGCATCGAATACCCCCTCGGCTTCCCCAAGCCCCCGTGCGACCCAGGACCGCCCAACGCGGGCCGGCTTTGTCTCCGCGCTCGCCTCGAGCGCTTCCCGTCGCTTGGCGGACGCCGCGAACGCCGACGGCGGCATGGCACGGCTGCTTGCCGCCGTCGGGTCCGCCCAGCTGCTTGAGTCATCGCGGCTGGCCTCAACGTGGGGCTTGCCGCTACCGGCAACCCCGGCCGGGGCGAGTACCGCGCCGACACCGCCGCCGAGCTGCCCTGCCTCGGCGGGCACGTCGACGGCACCGACACCCGGAACGGCGCCCACCAAGGCCGATCTGCCCGCAGCCCTTGCCGCCGTCGTCAGCTCCGAACAGGAGGCGGTCTATGCCTACCAAGTGGCCCTGACCAAGCTGGACGCGAAGGCATCGGCAACGGCAGCCACCTGGTTGGCGCGCCATCAGGAGCTGCTTCGGGGAGCGGAGGCCCAGGGCCGGCTGCACTGCATCGCCACACCTCCGCGGGAAGCCGGCTACCGCCTGCCTGCCACTTTCGCCGCCAAACCCGGGCTCGCGTTGGGAAGCATGGAGGCCAGCTCGATGACTGCCTATGCCGACCTCGTGGCGTTGTCAGACGGCGAGACGCGCCAATGGGCCATCGTCGGGCTTGTCGACGCAGCCAAACGCAGCCAAGCCTGGGGAACTCCGGTTGGCCCCTTCGCCGGACTTTCGATCGACAACACGGCGCTGCCCCCGCTGCCGACCGGCACTCCGGCTCCATAGGAAAGCCTTTCTTTGCTGGCGGCAGCAGTTTCGAAGTGCTTGGCTTGTACCATGGCTTCCATCGAAACTGCAGCCCTGCACGAGAACGAACCACACGCCAACGACCTCGCCCACCGGCTCAACTGGCTACGGGCAGGCGTCCTTGGCGCCAACGACGGAATCGTCTCCGTTGCCGCCATTGTGGTGGGCGTCGCGGGCGCCACGACGAACACCGGCGCCATCCTCACCGCTGGAGCGGCCGGACTCGTGGGTGGCGCGGTGTCCATGGCACTCGGCGAGTATGTATCCGTCAGCAGCCAAAGCGACAGCCAAAAGGCGCTCATCGAGAAGGAACGCCGGGAGCTCGCCGAGGAACCCGAAGAAGAGCTGGCGGAATTGACGGCGATCTACGAGGCCAAGGGCCTGCGGCCTGAAACCGCGCGGAAAGTGGCCGCGGAGTTGACGGAGCACGACGCCTTGGCCGCTCACCTTTCCGCCGAGTTGAACATCGACGAGGACGACATCGTCAGCCCGTGGCATGCGGCCTTCGCGTCCGCCATTGCCTTCACCCTCGGCGCGGTGCTGCCCATGCTCGCGATTCTGCTCCCGCCCCCGGGGCTGCGTGTACCGCTGACCTTTATTTCCGTGCTGCTTGCGCTCGCAATCACCGGAGCCATAGGAGCGTGGATCGGCGGCAGCTCGAAGACCCGCGCCGCCGTGCGCGTCGTCATCGGCGGAGCCCTTGCGCTTGCCGCGACGTTCTTCATCGGAAGCCTCCTGGGCTCCTCCGGAGTGGTCTGAACCGCTCCTGGACCGGCTTGGGTAGGCTGACAGTGATGACTACCTTCGTTTCCATCCCTGGCGACCTCCAGGCACGCTACTCCCGCACAACGGAGGGGCGGGCGTGGCTCTCAGGGCTGCCCGGGCTGATCAATGCCGCCCTGGAACGCTGGCAGCTGTCCGTTGACCTGGAACCCGGCGCGGAACCATGGAACGGCCACGGCGGCATCGTCATTCCGGTCCTCTACAACGGCGCCCGTTCGGTGCTCAAGATAGCGTTCCCGCACGCGGAGGCCCTCGTTGAACGGCATGCGCTGGCCCTCTGGGGCGGTATCGGGGCCGTAAAGCTGCTCGACGCCGATGCGGCCTCGTGCGCGATGCTCCTGGAGCGGCTCGACGCCGTCAGCTGGCTGCAGAGTGCCCCGATGGACGAAGCCCGCGACGTCTGGGGATCGCTCGTGAGGGAACTCAGTATCGAGCCGGACGAGCGGCCCGAATGGAAAGAGTTCGAACACATAGCGGCCCGTGCCGAGCGCTGGAGCGATGAGTTGCCAGCCGATTGGGAGCAACTTGGCCAGCCCTTCCCCCGCTGGCTCCTCGAAGCCGCGCTGGAGGTGTGCCAGACCCGGGGTGCTGTTGGACGACGGGCGGGCAGGGACGTCCTGGTGCATTGCGACCTGCATTTCATGAACATCCTCCCCCATCTCAATGGCGCCCTCCGTGGCCCTCTCAATGGCGCCCGGGCCATAGGAAAACGCGGATATGTGGCGATCGACCCGCAACCGAAAATCGGGGAGGCGGAATTCGCCGTCGCCCCGATCTTGTGGAACCGTATCCGCGACCTCTCCACGACGGCTCCGGAAGTTGGCCTCCTGGAGCGCTGCGCGGACTTCAGCAGCGCGGCCGGCCTGGACGGCGAAGCGGCCCGGGAATGGACACTGGTCCGCGAGGTCGAAAACGCCCTGTGGTACGCCGGAAAACCACGGCATGAGGGCGATCTGGCACGCTCCTTATGGGTGGCCAGCACCCTCGCAGGACGGCCCCTCGACGGGCTGCCCGCCGCACACGACCTGCCCGAACCGGGACTGGCCGCCTCGAATTAGCTTCAGGGCGCCCTGTCGTCCTGTCCGGACGCCCGGCCTAGCCGGTGGCCTCCAGCGCATCTTTGATAGCCTGCACCGCGATATCCAGGTCTGCCGAATCCGTTGACCAGTTGGTCACCGAAACACGCAGGATATCCCTGCCCTGCCAGCGCGAACCGGACATCCAGACCCTCCCGTCGGCCATGATGAAGTCCGTCACCGCACGGGTCCTCTCGTCTGAGCCGAAGGCCAGGGACAACTGCGTGAACACCACATCGTTGAGGACTTCCACGCCGTGCACTTCGGCGAGCCGTCGGGCCAGTTCCGCGGCACACTCCGCACGTCCGGCGACAAGCTGCCGCACGCCGTCGCCACCCAAGGAGCGCAAGGCCGCCCACACCGGCACTCCCCTGGCACGGCGGGACAACTCGGGCACTTTCTCCATAGGGTCGCCGGGGCCGTGGTCATCCTGCATCAGGTATTCGGCGTGCATGCCGATGGCGGACCGCAGGGCAGCGACGTCACGTACCACCACGATTCCGGCGTCGTACGGCACGTTGAGGGTCTTGTGGGCATCGGTTCCCCACGAATCGGCCAACTCGACGCCCTCGACCAGATGCCGCAGTCCCGGCACGGCCGCTGCCCATAGGCCGAAAGCCCCGTCAACGTGGACCCACGCGCCGTGATCCTTCGCAGCCGGAATCGCCTCGAGGAAAGGATCAAAGGCTCCGGAATGCAGGTTCCCGGCCTGGAGACACACGATTGCCGGACCGGAACCGGCTTCCAACGCGGCCCGCAACGCGGCTGGATCGATCCTGCCTTGATGGTCCGCTGCGACAACTTCGGGTGCCCCGAAGCCCAGGAAGCGGAGTGCCATATCCAGGCTTTCGTGCCGCTCGGCTCCGACGAGGACACGCAGTTTCGGCGCTCCTTGGAGTCCTTCGGCGTTGACATCCCAGCCGACGCCGGCCAGCTGGCGCCATCGGGCCGCCGCGAGGGCCGTGAAGTTGGCCATGCTGGCGCCTGTCGCGAATCCGACGTCGGAGCCTTCAGGAAGGCCGAGCAGCTCAAGGAGCCATCGCCCGGCCACCTCTTCGATCCCGGCAGTGGCGGGTGTGGCGAAACGAAGCCCGGAGTTCTGGTCCCATGCGGAAACCATCCAGTCCGCGGCCATGCCTGCCGGCACCGTACCGCCGATGACCCAACCGAAGAAGCGCCCCGATTGCATGGCCATCAGCCCGGGCTCGGCGTGTTCGGCGAGGAAATCAATGACTGCGGCCGGATCCAGTCCGCTGGCCGGCAAGGGTCCGCCGAAGACCGCCGTGATGTCATCAGCGGTCTTGCTTGGCCGTACCGGCCGCCCAGGCAAGGCCCTCAACCACTCGCGGGTGTGCTCCCA is part of the Arthrobacter ramosus genome and harbors:
- a CDS encoding aminoglycoside phosphotransferase family protein — protein: MTTFVSIPGDLQARYSRTTEGRAWLSGLPGLINAALERWQLSVDLEPGAEPWNGHGGIVIPVLYNGARSVLKIAFPHAEALVERHALALWGGIGAVKLLDADAASCAMLLERLDAVSWLQSAPMDEARDVWGSLVRELSIEPDERPEWKEFEHIAARAERWSDELPADWEQLGQPFPRWLLEAALEVCQTRGAVGRRAGRDVLVHCDLHFMNILPHLNGALRGPLNGARAIGKRGYVAIDPQPKIGEAEFAVAPILWNRIRDLSTTAPEVGLLERCADFSSAAGLDGEAAREWTLVREVENALWYAGKPRHEGDLARSLWVASTLAGRPLDGLPAAHDLPEPGLAASN
- a CDS encoding pyridoxal phosphate-dependent decarboxylase family protein, which produces MWVDSGDYEQALERAWEHTREWLRALPGRPVRPSKTADDITAVFGGPLPASGLDPAAVIDFLAEHAEPGLMAMQSGRFFGWVIGGTVPAGMAADWMVSAWDQNSGLRFATPATAGIEEVAGRWLLELLGLPEGSDVGFATGASMANFTALAAARWRQLAGVGWDVNAEGLQGAPKLRVLVGAERHESLDMALRFLGFGAPEVVAADHQGRIDPAALRAALEAGSGPAIVCLQAGNLHSGAFDPFLEAIPAAKDHGAWVHVDGAFGLWAAAVPGLRHLVEGVELADSWGTDAHKTLNVPYDAGIVVVRDVAALRSAIGMHAEYLMQDDHGPGDPMEKVPELSRRARGVPVWAALRSLGGDGVRQLVAGRAECAAELARRLAEVHGVEVLNDVVFTQLSLAFGSDERTRAVTDFIMADGRVWMSGSRWQGRDILRVSVTNWSTDSADLDIAVQAIKDALEATG
- a CDS encoding DUF4439 domain-containing protein; protein product: MRALLLAFLAVLVLGVGAVLVPRDAGRPHAVPFSETARSEALSSTETLLGSASLLESTDTVMLLTSQAQALLPPSNSSASNTPSASPSPRATQDRPTRAGFVSALASSASRRLADAANADGGMARLLAAVGSAQLLESSRLASTWGLPLPATPAGASTAPTPPPSCPASAGTSTAPTPGTAPTKADLPAALAAVVSSEQEAVYAYQVALTKLDAKASATAATWLARHQELLRGAEAQGRLHCIATPPREAGYRLPATFAAKPGLALGSMEASSMTAYADLVALSDGETRQWAIVGLVDAAKRSQAWGTPVGPFAGLSIDNTALPPLPTGTPAP
- a CDS encoding VIT1/CCC1 transporter family protein, producing the protein MASIETAALHENEPHANDLAHRLNWLRAGVLGANDGIVSVAAIVVGVAGATTNTGAILTAGAAGLVGGAVSMALGEYVSVSSQSDSQKALIEKERRELAEEPEEELAELTAIYEAKGLRPETARKVAAELTEHDALAAHLSAELNIDEDDIVSPWHAAFASAIAFTLGAVLPMLAILLPPPGLRVPLTFISVLLALAITGAIGAWIGGSSKTRAAVRVVIGGALALAATFFIGSLLGSSGVV